Genomic DNA from Verrucomicrobiales bacterium:
GTTCCGGATTAACTGCTCACGTTTGTTCATGGATTCCTCGGGGTATTCTTGGGATAGCCAGTCACGATCCTTCCAGTCTTCGTATCGACCACCACCTTGACGTTCACTCCATCGACGGTCTTCGTAGCACTTATATATCCACGCGGGTCAGGCTTCGACCATTTCAGACCCGGATCTGTTGCGCTATCGGAAACTTCATGCAGAATGCGATCATCAGACCAGCCAGACGGAAACTCGCTCTTTCCAGATTTTCCAAGACCGGGGCGATGCCCACCTCCCAACCCTGGTCCATCACCTTCCAAGATATGAGTGCGGCCCTTGGGATCTGTAAGGTCAACAAACTTTCCTTCCTTTGCGGCGACACTTCAGCACCTCTCATAGCGATCAACATTTGAACGGAGGGCCAGCCACACCCCAAACTCGGCATCATGGATGTCGCTCGAAATCAAAGCGATGGCCTTTTCGATTTTCGTTTCTGAACTGCCCTGCCATCCGATGAACTCGACGTAGTTCCCACTTTGATTATTCGCGCGGCCGAGTTCCACTCCGGCTTTCAGGAGTCGCAGAAGGACGATCTTCAGTACTGCAGCAAAATCGCCGTGGCCGCACGATAGGTTGTCGAAAGTCTGGCGTACTTCGGCCAAGCTTACGATGTCTTTCGCCGCCATCTCCAAAACAGCTTCAAAGACCCGATCCACATTGGTTTCGTTACTCATTCTATGTGCACCTTTCCCAGCTTTCCATCAGGATAAGTGATGTCGATTGTTGATCCGCCACTCTTCGATCCTGGCCTCATTCTGATAACGGTGCCGTCTGGAAGCTTGGTGACAGTTCCCGGATAGCCTCCAGGCGGTTTTGAAGTTCCACCCGTCGTTAGTTGATCGTGCAACGCCTTTAGATCTGCTTCTGTCTTAACAGTCCTAACATGAGATTGCTTCCCCGTTGGCAACCCGTCCAATACTTGGCGTGTCCCCTTTGCGTCATTCGGCCCAGAGAGAAGCTTACAAAGCAAACGCTTATACTCATCCAAGGATACTCTACCACTCGTTCGCAGGTTATTCAAGAAACCGCGCGCACCCCCTGGATAGTCTCTAAGAGCTTTCTGCCCTCCTCTGAGACCAGCAAGAACTGAGCTTAAAGTTGAAATGTCCTGAGCCAGACCCCCAGCGTTCTCCCAGGAGGGGTCCTCATAGAACGCTCCGAAACCGCTCCCGAAGTTAGCGATCGCAGGCCCGAAGGCGCTCTCGAGACTAGGATCCTGAGCGAACCTAATCGAGCTCGCCACACTCTCTCCGAAGTTCGGGATAGATTGAATTGCCAGATTCTCCATATCCAGGACGGTCGCAATCGTTCCCTTTGCAACCCAATTCCCGGAGCTTTGGAGCACCGCCTCCTTGGTAGAAGCGCTTAGCTCTCCGATGGCGGTTTTCACAGCGTTGAACCACTCCTTTCCAGATGGGTCCACGCGAAGAACTGGGTTGTTACCAACAAACCCACTGAGGTTTAGCCCTCCTGCCTCCTCGATCGGATCCCTCGAAATCCACCGCCCATGCGACGCGCTGTAGTATCGGTATCCGTAGTAAACTAGCTCCGATTCATCATCCTGATACTTGGTGGAGAACCGAAACGGATTGATACCGGCAAGAGAGCCCGAGGCTCGAAGAACCTCCCCAAATGGTCCATACTCATAGGTGGCGGCCACATCCCCGTTGGCACCGTTCACCAGTCCTACAACATTCCCGTTGCCATCAAAGGCGTAGTAGTAAGTCCCAGCTAAACCACCACTTGGAATCACCATCCCGACTAGTCCGCCTACTCCCCCTGCGCCAGCCCAACTCCCGCTCAGGTCATTGGCCCATATAAAGCCATATTGAAGGGATGACGCCGCATCCAGGGTCGCAACCAGATTCCAGCCATCGTAAACAAACTTGTTTGTACTCACCGCGACATAGGCACTCCCATTCCAAGTCGACACCTTTTTCTGGATCCTTCGGCCGAACACATCGTAGGTAAAATCCAACTTCTTCCGTGCGGCCGATGGGACTACTGCCATGGCCTCCATCGTCATCAAGCGGTTCTCCACATCCCAGGTGAAGGTCCACCGACCGTCATTGGTGAGGTTCCCATCCGCATCGTACTTGAACACCTGCGGCGTCTGATCGAGCCAGGCGTTCCCGATCACAGTGGTTGAACTACCCTGAGTGGCCGTGTTCGTGATCGATTGCCAGACTCCCCCCGAGCCATTCGAGACGCTCAGTTCTTTCCGGTAATATTCCCCATTCCTATAAGTAGATTGGCCATTGACGGTCACTGCCGCGGTTGCACTGGCAACCCCCATCACGTCGATCGCGCCCGGCACCGTTCGGTTGGTAGTTTCGTTGATGAGGTTTGCGACATAAGTGGCAGACCGAAGATTGTTGCCATCATCATCTCCCCCAGCCTTCGTCGCCGTTCGGTTTCCGATGGAATCAAAAGTGTATTCAAACTGTTGTCCCGCGACTGGAGTTCCATCGTTCCAAAACCTTTTGCCGCTGATCAGCTGTCCCAAGGAATCATACTCGTAAACCCAGTAAGAACCGTCGGCCAAATCGGCTCGAGTTCGCTGATTCCCCTGGTCGTAGTTGAAGCTCCAGTTCATGGCGGTACCGCTGCCGGACACCGAATTGTGCGTGAGCAGGCGATTAACCAAGTCGTAGCTCTTGGTCTGAATTAGCCGGGTAGTTCCGCTGTTCTTGAAGGTCGTGCTGGCAAGCAAACCAGGGGCAGCGGGGACGTAACCAAAGGAAATTGCGTGGGTGCCGTTGGTGACCGAGCCTAATCGGCCACCCGGCTCATAGCCGATCGTCTCAAGTGTGGCGCTTTGGCCGTGCATCGCGACGGAAGCCCGACGGAGAAGCGAATCGTAGGTGTTGGTGACGATGGAGTTTCCCGGATGGGTTTCTTTGAGAAGGACAGGCTCCGGCCCATAGGCAAACTGATTGGTGAGAGTGACAGCATTGTTGTCGGGACCTATCTGTGCCGTTATCAATCTGCCCAGCCGGTCATAGGCGAGGTTCCGATCGGTTAGGCTCGTTCCGGTGTTGTAAGTAATATTGGAGGGCTCGCCCGCGTTGTTATAACCGTAGGTCGCAACGGTGCCTCGAGCCCATGTCCTAGTTGAAACTTTGTGGCGTTTGAGCGTGGTGCTGGTGAGATAGGTGTAATTCGGGCCGGTGTTGTCGTTGTAACGCTTAGATGTGAGCAGCCCACTGGTCGCATCATAGTTCCAGACCGTGCTGGCCGCGCCCGCACTGGAGGAAAAGTTCTGCCAGGTCGTGTTCGTTCGAACCCTACCTAAGGTGTCATAGACATACTCAATAGGATAGGTTCGAGTGCCGTACGTCTTCTTGAGTTCACCGGTGACGAAGTACTCGTTGGTGATAACTCCTCCGTCAGGCAAGCTGATCTGAATAATCCGATCGCGATCATCGAAACCGTACGAGGTGGTCAACGCGGGGCTACCCGTTCCCGGCTGAGGGGCAGTCGTGGTGGTAAGCCGATCTAGGTTATCGAAGGAAGAGAAAGCGGTTCCATTTCGACTGTCCGTTACCGAGATTAGCCGTCCGAGGGGATCGTATCCATACGAAGCTTGAGCCAGCTGCACCGAGTTGGAATCATACTGCGTGCTGCTGACCAACCGTCCGTAGCTAAAGCTATCCAAGGTCCACGTATTGTTAGGGAAGGTCGTCGTTCGGGTTCGAGATCCGTTTATAGGTGAACTCCATTCGGTCGTGGTCGTCTGACCCCAGATCGTTTCCCATCGTTTGAGTCCGTCCGCGGAAGTCTCCACCGTGCTGGCCAGCACCGAGGAATTAACGTTGTTGGTGGGCCAAACATAGGTTCTGCTCCTCCTCACCACCGTCCCATGGGCGGTTAATACGTCGGACACCGTACGCGACAAGCGATCTGTGCCGGCTGGTTCGATCGTTCCGTTAATATTTAAATCAAGAGCATTGGTGACCGCCTCGCCCTTGCCATTGAAAGTGGTAATGAACTGCCCATCCGGGGTCTCACGCTTCCAGATCTGCCCGTTGTTGTTGTAGGAAACTTGCAGGATCGGAAGGTTGGCGTAAGAGCTCGACCAATAATTTCTGAAGCGTCCAATAGTGTCCAGGCGCTCCTCCTCCCATTGGTTAAGATCTGCCCCCGTCGCACTGAGATGGATCGTCCGACGAGCCCTAGATCCACCTGAGTTCGTGATCAGATATCGTTCTGGATGAGTCGCACTGCCCGTGACGGAGAGCAGTGACCCGTCTCGGGC
This window encodes:
- a CDS encoding EndoU domain-containing protein, with translation MEGDGPGLGGGHRPGLGKSGKSEFPSGWSDDRILHEVSDSATDPGLKWSKPDPRGYISATKTVDGVNVKVVVDTKTGRIVTGYPKNTPRNP
- a CDS encoding RHS repeat-associated core domain-containing protein, with protein sequence MKTTTYAAGTPNSATKVETYARDGSLLSVTGSATHPERYLITNSGGSRARRTIHLSATGADLNQWEEERLDTIGRFRNYWSSSYANLPILQVSYNNNGQIWKRETPDGQFITTFNGKGEAVTNALDLNINGTIEPAGTDRLSRTVSDVLTAHGTVVRRSRTYVWPTNNVNSSVLASTVETSADGLKRWETIWGQTTTTEWSSPINGSRTRTTTFPNNTWTLDSFSYGRLVSSTQYDSNSVQLAQASYGYDPLGRLISVTDSRNGTAFSSFDNLDRLTTTTAPQPGTGSPALTTSYGFDDRDRIIQISLPDGGVITNEYFVTGELKKTYGTRTYPIEYVYDTLGRVRTNTTWQNFSSSAGAASTVWNYDATSGLLTSKRYNDNTGPNYTYLTSTTLKRHKVSTRTWARGTVATYGYNNAGEPSNITYNTGTSLTDRNLAYDRLGRLITAQIGPDNNAVTLTNQFAYGPEPVLLKETHPGNSIVTNTYDSLLRRASVAMHGQSATLETIGYEPGGRLGSVTNGTHAISFGYVPAAPGLLASTTFKNSGTTRLIQTKSYDLVNRLLTHNSVSGSGTAMNWSFNYDQGNQRTRADLADGSYWVYEYDSLGQLISGKRFWNDGTPVAGQQFEYTFDSIGNRTATKAGGDDDGNNLRSATYVANLINETTNRTVPGAIDVMGVASATAAVTVNGQSTYRNGEYYRKELSVSNGSGGVWQSITNTATQGSSTTVIGNAWLDQTPQVFKYDADGNLTNDGRWTFTWDVENRLMTMEAMAVVPSAARKKLDFTYDVFGRRIQKKVSTWNGSAYVAVSTNKFVYDGWNLVATLDAASSLQYGFIWANDLSGSWAGAGGVGGLVGMVIPSGGLAGTYYYAFDGNGNVVGLVNGANGDVAATYEYGPFGEVLRASGSLAGINPFRFSTKYQDDESELVYYGYRYYSASHGRWISRDPIEEAGGLNLSGFVGNNPVLRVDPSGKEWFNAVKTAIGELSASTKEAVLQSSGNWVAKGTIATVLDMENLAIQSIPNFGESVASSIRFAQDPSLESAFGPAIANFGSGFGAFYEDPSWENAGGLAQDISTLSSVLAGLRGGQKALRDYPGGARGFLNNLRTSGRVSLDEYKRLLCKLLSGPNDAKGTRQVLDGLPTGKQSHVRTVKTEADLKALHDQLTTGGTSKPPGGYPGTVTKLPDGTVIRMRPGSKSGGSTIDITYPDGKLGKVHIE